A single region of the Pseudomonas sp. GGS8 genome encodes:
- a CDS encoding sn-glycerol-3-phosphate ABC transporter ATP-binding protein UgpC: MIKLKLDNVNKQLGGARILRDVNLEIAAGEFVVFVGPSGCGKSTLLRLIAGLDSICTGDLLIDGRRVNDLEPRERGVGMVFQSYALYPHMSVYDNISFGLKLAKTEKSSLRERVLKTAQILQLDKLLQRKPKELSGGQRQRVAMGRAMAREPDILLFDEPLSNLDASLRVQMRNEIARLHARLGSTMIYVTHDQVEAMTLADKIVVLNGGRVEQVGSPRELYERPASRFVAGFLGSPRMNFLPARLQTPGETSVVDSPVLGMTPLPFSSSSLVADASLSLGIRPEHVSLKAAEGSAGIVVTAVEYLGSETYVHLETGQDEPLISRCEVHAGWQVGDRVELQLDIDNLHLFDADGTALRRHPPAIETVTLRSVRAGAL, from the coding sequence GTGATCAAGTTGAAACTGGATAACGTGAACAAACAATTGGGCGGCGCGCGGATTCTGCGCGACGTTAACCTGGAGATCGCGGCGGGTGAGTTCGTGGTGTTCGTCGGCCCTTCGGGCTGCGGAAAATCGACCCTGCTGCGCCTGATCGCCGGACTGGATTCGATCTGCACCGGCGACCTGCTGATCGACGGGCGCCGGGTCAACGACCTGGAGCCGCGCGAGCGTGGCGTCGGCATGGTGTTTCAGTCTTATGCGCTGTACCCGCACATGAGCGTCTACGACAACATCAGTTTTGGCCTGAAGCTGGCCAAGACTGAAAAAAGCAGCCTGCGCGAGCGCGTGCTGAAAACCGCGCAAATCCTGCAACTGGACAAACTGCTGCAACGCAAGCCAAAGGAGTTGTCTGGCGGGCAGCGTCAGCGTGTGGCCATGGGCAGAGCGATGGCGCGGGAACCGGATATTTTGTTGTTCGATGAGCCGCTCTCCAACCTGGATGCGTCCTTGCGGGTGCAGATGCGCAACGAAATCGCCCGGCTGCATGCCCGGCTGGGCTCGACCATGATCTACGTCACCCACGATCAGGTGGAAGCGATGACCCTGGCCGACAAAATTGTCGTACTCAATGGCGGTCGCGTCGAACAGGTCGGCTCACCGCGCGAACTCTATGAGCGCCCGGCCAGTCGCTTTGTCGCCGGTTTTCTCGGCTCACCCAGAATGAACTTTCTGCCGGCGCGCTTGCAGACGCCGGGCGAAACCAGTGTGGTCGACAGCCCCGTGTTGGGGATGACGCCCCTGCCCTTCAGCAGCTCAAGCCTGGTGGCTGACGCCTCGCTAAGCCTGGGGATTCGTCCGGAGCACGTGTCGCTCAAAGCGGCCGAAGGATCCGCCGGCATTGTCGTGACCGCAGTCGAGTATCTGGGCAGTGAAACCTATGTGCACCTTGAAACAGGTCAGGACGAGCCACTGATCAGTCGTTGTGAGGTCCACGCCGGATGGCAGGTGGGCGATCGGGTCGAGCTGCAGCTGGACATCGACAACCTGCACCTGTTCGACGCCGACGGCACGGCCTTGAGGCGTCACCCGCCCGCCATTGAAACCGTCACTCTGCGCTCGGTACGAGCTGGCGCCCTATGA
- a CDS encoding carbohydrate ABC transporter permease, with product MSPRLLKKALLRLGFWCLIGVLLLYAVFPFYYAIVTSLKPSSALFEVSYWIKNPDFSNYAAVLSQASFLRAIGNSLVVALSVVTLALFLSLTAAYALGRVKFRGRGTVLMMVLGVSMFPQVAVLSGLFEVIRALGLYNTSWALILSYTIFTLPFTVWVLTTFMGQLPHELEEAAIMDGASPWITLTRVLLPLLWPALVTTGLLAFIAAWNEFLFALTFTLTDTQRTVPVAIALISGGSPHELPWGLLMAASVLVTVPLVILVLIFQRRIVSGLTTGALKG from the coding sequence ATGAGCCCGCGCCTATTGAAAAAAGCACTGTTGCGCCTTGGGTTCTGGTGCCTGATCGGGGTGTTGCTGCTGTATGCGGTGTTCCCTTTCTACTACGCCATCGTCACGTCGCTGAAGCCGTCCAGCGCCTTGTTCGAGGTGAGCTACTGGATCAAAAACCCCGACTTCTCCAATTACGCGGCGGTGCTCAGCCAAGCCTCATTCCTGCGGGCTATCGGTAATTCGCTGGTGGTCGCGCTTAGCGTAGTGACGCTGGCGCTGTTCCTCAGCCTGACCGCCGCTTATGCCTTGGGCCGGGTGAAATTCCGTGGGCGTGGCACGGTGTTGATGATGGTCCTTGGCGTGTCGATGTTTCCCCAGGTCGCGGTGCTGTCGGGGCTGTTCGAGGTGATCCGTGCCTTGGGCCTGTACAACACTTCCTGGGCGTTGATCCTCAGCTACACAATTTTCACCCTGCCCTTCACCGTCTGGGTGCTGACCACGTTCATGGGCCAACTGCCCCATGAACTGGAAGAAGCGGCAATCATGGATGGCGCCTCGCCCTGGATCACGCTGACCCGAGTGCTGTTGCCGCTGCTCTGGCCCGCACTGGTCACCACTGGCCTGCTGGCTTTCATCGCGGCATGGAACGAGTTCCTGTTTGCCCTGACCTTCACCCTCACCGACACCCAACGCACGGTGCCGGTGGCCATCGCCCTGATTTCCGGCGGCAGCCCCCATGAGTTGCCTTGGGGGTTGTTGATGGCGGCATCGGTGCTGGTCACCGTCCCTCTGGTGATTCTGGTGCTGATCTTCCAGCGCAGAATCGTTTCCGGCCTCACCACCGGCGCGTTAAAGGGTTGA
- a CDS encoding carbohydrate ABC transporter permease, translating to MSVSTTHAPYDELLLARETPVQRRRVRAAWLFLTPMLLCLALVAAWPLLRTFWFSLTDANLSDTAGGTFVGLSNYLFHNGSSWSGILVDPQWWNAVRNTLHFTAMSVGLEVVLGLLVALLLNIKFTGRSLVRALILIPWAIPTIVSAKIWSWMLNDQFGIINHLMLSLGLIDAPLAWTADADLSMWAVILVDVWKTVPFVTLLMLAALQMLPSDCYEAARVDGIHPLKVFWRVTLPLLMPALLVAAIFRILDSLRVFDVIYVLTSNSSSTMSMSVYARQHLVEFQDVGYGSAASTLLFLVVAVIAMLYLYLGRRQLEVRS from the coding sequence ATGTCTGTCTCTACTACCCATGCTCCCTATGACGAGCTCCTGCTCGCCAGGGAAACGCCGGTACAGCGTCGCCGAGTGCGCGCGGCCTGGCTATTTCTGACACCGATGTTGCTGTGTCTGGCCCTGGTGGCGGCCTGGCCGTTGCTGCGGACATTCTGGTTCAGCCTGACCGACGCCAACCTGTCGGACACCGCTGGCGGCACCTTCGTTGGCCTGAGCAATTATCTGTTCCACAACGGTTCCAGCTGGTCGGGCATCCTGGTCGATCCGCAATGGTGGAACGCGGTGCGCAACACCTTGCATTTCACCGCGATGTCGGTGGGGCTGGAAGTTGTGCTGGGGCTGCTGGTGGCGTTGCTGCTGAACATCAAGTTCACCGGCCGTTCGCTGGTGCGAGCGTTGATTCTGATTCCGTGGGCGATTCCGACCATTGTCTCGGCGAAGATCTGGTCGTGGATGCTCAACGACCAGTTCGGCATCATCAATCACCTGATGCTCAGCCTCGGGCTCATTGACGCACCCCTGGCCTGGACGGCGGATGCGGACCTGTCGATGTGGGCGGTGATCCTCGTCGACGTCTGGAAAACCGTGCCTTTTGTCACCCTGCTGATGCTCGCGGCCTTGCAGATGTTGCCGAGCGATTGCTACGAAGCCGCGAGGGTCGATGGCATTCATCCGCTGAAGGTGTTCTGGCGGGTCACGCTGCCACTGCTGATGCCCGCATTGCTGGTGGCGGCGATCTTCCGCATCCTCGACTCCCTGCGGGTGTTCGACGTGATCTATGTGTTGACCTCGAACTCGTCGAGCACCATGAGCATGTCGGTCTATGCCCGCCAACACTTGGTGGAGTTCCAGGACGTCGGTTACGGCAGCGCCGCCTCGACCCTGCTGTTTCTGGTCGTCGCAGTGATCGCCATGCTTTATCTCTACCTCGGACGCCGTCAACTGGAGGTCCGGTCATGA
- a CDS encoding ABC transporter substrate-binding protein produces MKQLKSLLPAALLALCAGLPSLSNAANLTISCGAVGAELQLCKEAVEAWSTQTGNHVEVVSTPNSATERLSFYQQILSAQSSDIDIIQIDMVWPGMLAKHLLDLREVLPTDATQGYFQAQVDNATVNGRLVTMPWFTDSGLLYYRKDLLEKYNQPVPQTWEEMTATARNIQQAERNAGNANAWGYVFQGRAYEGLTCNALEWISSQPDGGLVNPQGDIVVNSQASKAALTLAKSWVGDISPRGVLNYTEEEGRGVFQSGNALFMRNWPYVWALVQSKDSAVKDKVGVAPLPRGGNTGTHASTLGGWGLAVSRYSAHPKLAAELVSYLTSAQQQKHRALIGAYNPVIESLYQDPELLAAMPYYSQLHSILNDGVMRPASITAARYPRVSNAFFDQVHGVLAGELPVDQALTELEGELTRIKHRNW; encoded by the coding sequence ATGAAACAACTCAAATCACTCCTTCCAGCAGCACTACTTGCCCTTTGCGCCGGGCTTCCATCCCTCTCCAACGCAGCCAATCTGACAATCTCCTGCGGTGCGGTGGGCGCGGAATTACAACTGTGCAAAGAGGCCGTCGAGGCGTGGTCTACACAGACCGGCAATCACGTCGAAGTGGTGTCCACGCCTAATTCGGCAACCGAGCGGTTGTCGTTCTACCAACAGATCCTCAGTGCGCAGTCCAGCGACATCGACATCATTCAAATCGACATGGTGTGGCCGGGAATGCTGGCCAAACATCTGTTGGATCTGCGCGAGGTGCTGCCCACCGACGCGACCCAAGGCTACTTCCAGGCACAGGTGGACAACGCCACGGTGAACGGACGGCTGGTGACGATGCCGTGGTTCACCGACTCGGGCCTGCTGTATTACCGCAAGGACTTGCTCGAGAAGTACAACCAGCCGGTGCCCCAGACCTGGGAGGAAATGACCGCTACCGCCAGGAATATTCAACAAGCCGAACGCAACGCCGGGAACGCCAATGCATGGGGGTACGTCTTCCAGGGGCGTGCCTACGAAGGTCTGACGTGCAATGCGCTGGAATGGATCAGCAGCCAACCGGACGGTGGGCTGGTCAATCCTCAAGGCGACATCGTGGTCAACAGCCAGGCTTCAAAAGCTGCCTTGACCCTGGCCAAAAGCTGGGTAGGCGACATCTCCCCGCGTGGCGTACTCAATTACACCGAGGAAGAAGGACGTGGCGTATTCCAGTCGGGCAATGCGCTGTTCATGCGTAACTGGCCTTATGTCTGGGCCTTGGTACAAAGCAAGGACAGCGCCGTGAAAGACAAGGTCGGCGTCGCTCCCCTGCCCCGAGGCGGCAACACCGGCACCCATGCCTCTACTCTCGGCGGATGGGGTCTGGCGGTATCGCGTTACAGCGCCCATCCGAAGCTTGCCGCCGAACTGGTGAGCTACCTGACCAGTGCCCAACAGCAAAAACATCGGGCGCTGATTGGCGCCTATAACCCGGTGATCGAGTCGCTCTACCAGGATCCCGAGCTACTCGCGGCCATGCCTTATTACAGTCAGCTGCACAGCATTCTCAACGATGGCGTCATGCGCCCCGCTTCAATCACCGCCGCTCGTTATCCACGGGTTTCCAATGCGTTCTTCGATCAGGTGCATGGCGTGCTGGCCGGCGAGTTGCCGGTCGATCAGGCGCTGACCGAACTGGAAGGCGAACTCACGCGCATCAAACACCGGAACTGGTAA
- a CDS encoding carbohydrate porin yields the protein MQKASSWLLAGVLGTSAATAQAATLEERMAAFEARASAAEKRAAAAEQQTQALARELQQLKQSTPALQPAASTATATAAPTLDTRLAKLEARQQSMEKEGSTGHLTDGFSFKGYARSGLLINDGLGGGRGGPYTTPAGSVGGAVGRLGNEDDTYMRIDLSKEAYAQNGTHSKFTVSIADGVESSNDWTAAESNLNVRQVFTELDHLAAFKGNSTFENATLWAGKRFDRDNFDIHWLDSDVVFLAGTGGGIYDVQMNKNWRSNYSLIGRNYGDFSEGGVNADVESYILTSNQFFDNGQWQWMFNGIGSKKNDFSTRTNEAGLKPADSGLHSMVANHQKNFFGREGFFKTALLYGQGLGAEVKNIGSDGELIEDARALRLALYGETPIAPHWRIGPSLLAEQSKDRYVKGDDYRWMTLNMRLANEINSNFEMAYEMSWQTMNLDPKGYLQRNAVDGNFWKFTIAPTFKPDVGDLLTRPELRVFASFMNWSSDLDRYSSTDNFGKTDFNAGGVWQYGIQMETWF from the coding sequence ATGCAGAAAGCATCAAGCTGGCTACTCGCAGGCGTACTCGGCACCTCGGCGGCCACCGCTCAGGCCGCGACTCTGGAAGAACGCATGGCCGCGTTTGAAGCCCGTGCCAGCGCTGCGGAAAAACGTGCAGCCGCCGCCGAACAACAAACCCAGGCGCTCGCCAGGGAACTGCAGCAGCTCAAACAGTCCACTCCCGCCTTGCAGCCCGCTGCGTCCACTGCGACCGCCACTGCGGCGCCCACTTTGGATACGCGGTTGGCAAAACTCGAAGCCCGTCAGCAAAGTATGGAGAAGGAGGGCAGTACCGGGCACCTCACCGACGGGTTCAGCTTCAAGGGCTACGCCCGCTCCGGATTGCTGATCAACGATGGCCTGGGGGGCGGGCGTGGCGGTCCTTATACGACGCCTGCCGGTTCAGTCGGTGGTGCAGTCGGGCGACTGGGTAATGAAGACGATACTTACATGCGTATAGACCTGTCGAAAGAAGCCTATGCGCAGAACGGCACCCATTCCAAATTCACGGTTTCCATCGCCGATGGAGTGGAAAGCTCCAATGACTGGACGGCCGCCGAAAGTAACCTGAATGTGCGCCAGGTATTTACGGAACTCGATCATCTCGCCGCATTCAAGGGCAATTCGACGTTCGAGAACGCCACCCTGTGGGCAGGCAAGCGATTCGACAGGGACAACTTCGATATCCATTGGCTGGACTCGGACGTCGTCTTTCTGGCCGGCACCGGGGGTGGTATCTACGACGTGCAGATGAACAAGAACTGGCGCTCGAATTACTCGTTGATCGGGCGTAACTACGGGGATTTCAGTGAGGGCGGTGTCAATGCCGATGTGGAAAGCTACATCCTCACCTCCAATCAGTTCTTCGATAATGGTCAGTGGCAGTGGATGTTCAATGGTATTGGCTCAAAGAAAAACGACTTTAGCACTCGCACCAATGAAGCGGGCCTGAAGCCTGCGGACTCCGGCTTGCACAGCATGGTCGCCAATCATCAGAAAAACTTTTTCGGCAGGGAAGGCTTCTTCAAGACGGCGCTGCTCTACGGGCAAGGGCTGGGGGCCGAGGTCAAGAACATCGGCTCGGACGGCGAACTGATCGAAGACGCCCGTGCGCTGCGCCTGGCGCTGTACGGCGAGACACCGATCGCACCCCACTGGCGTATCGGCCCCAGCTTGCTGGCCGAACAAAGCAAGGATCGGTACGTCAAGGGAGACGACTACCGCTGGATGACCCTGAACATGCGGTTGGCTAATGAAATCAACAGCAATTTCGAGATGGCCTACGAAATGAGCTGGCAAACCATGAACCTCGACCCCAAGGGTTACCTGCAACGTAATGCGGTGGACGGCAACTTCTGGAAATTCACCATCGCCCCGACCTTCAAACCCGACGTTGGAGACCTGCTCACACGCCCCGAGTTGCGAGTGTTCGCCAGCTTCATGAACTGGTCTTCGGACCTGGACCGATACAGCTCCACAGACAACTTTGGCAAGACCGACTTCAACGCTGGCGGTGTGTGGCAATACGGGATACAGATGGAGACCTGGTTCTAG
- a CDS encoding sigma-54-dependent Fis family transcriptional regulator: protein MLSAHSKAHVDCVSRVLKNAAHLPQLPVPDLILDSWRRSMEQHHLDPGSLQGPRILSQNVLQECRERSELFLRIASEEVARLHGRVRDADYCVLLTDAQGQTIDYRVETSIRNDCRKAGLYLGTCWSEGEEGTCGVAAVLTARTPVTVHKRDHFRAAFIGLTCSAAPVFDPRGELLGVLDVSAVRSPDDRRSQHLIRQMVVQSAREIEQAFFMNSAQGYWVLRAHNSPGYVDSQPDYLLAWDDDGRLQALNPAARQWLWQSVGQLPEHIGQVFDQQLLHRARDESLCLFHCQGGRHVLHGRLSAPRRVKRSPARRVLSPAELDPRLEESLRLAVRVKDRNLPVLIHGETGSGKEVFARQLHQASLRRDRPFIAVNCAAIPENLIESELFGYAAGAFTGASNKGMQGLLEQADGGTLFLDEIGDMPLPLQTRLLRVLAEGEVAPLGASRSKAIDIQVVCASHRDLEALVASGEFREDLYFRLSGARFQLPPLRERSDRLALINRILEEESSACEVSMQLGNAALECLLGYRWPGNVRELRYVLRYACAVCETHLILLSDLPEHLPGRRLNDPASADTMERCASPERQALIDALVRHRWKPTPTAKALGISRATLYRRVHQHDIDMPGRS from the coding sequence ATGCTTTCCGCACACTCGAAGGCGCATGTGGATTGCGTCAGCCGTGTATTGAAGAACGCAGCGCATCTGCCGCAACTGCCCGTGCCGGACTTGATACTGGACTCCTGGCGCCGCTCCATGGAGCAACACCATCTGGACCCTGGCTCATTACAAGGGCCGCGGATCCTTTCCCAGAACGTGTTGCAGGAGTGTCGAGAACGCTCCGAACTGTTCCTGCGCATCGCCAGCGAAGAAGTCGCCCGACTCCACGGTCGCGTGCGCGATGCCGACTACTGCGTGTTGCTCACCGACGCCCAGGGCCAGACCATTGACTATCGCGTGGAAACCTCCATCCGTAATGATTGCCGCAAAGCAGGTCTGTACCTGGGCACCTGCTGGTCGGAAGGCGAGGAAGGCACCTGCGGGGTGGCTGCGGTGCTGACCGCACGAACACCGGTCACGGTGCACAAGCGGGATCACTTCCGCGCGGCCTTTATCGGACTCACCTGCTCTGCCGCTCCAGTCTTCGACCCTCGGGGCGAACTGCTCGGGGTGCTCGATGTGTCTGCGGTGCGTTCGCCGGACGACCGCCGTTCGCAGCACCTGATCCGGCAGATGGTGGTGCAGAGCGCACGGGAAATAGAACAAGCGTTTTTCATGAACAGTGCCCAGGGTTACTGGGTGCTGCGGGCCCACAACAGCCCGGGCTACGTCGACAGCCAACCCGATTACCTGCTTGCCTGGGACGATGACGGACGACTGCAGGCACTGAACCCCGCGGCGCGGCAGTGGCTGTGGCAAAGCGTTGGTCAACTGCCGGAACACATCGGCCAAGTGTTCGATCAGCAATTATTGCATCGGGCCAGGGACGAATCGCTCTGCCTGTTTCACTGCCAGGGTGGCCGCCACGTCTTGCATGGACGACTCAGCGCGCCACGGCGGGTAAAACGCAGCCCTGCACGTCGGGTACTGTCACCCGCCGAACTCGACCCGCGACTGGAAGAAAGCCTGCGCCTTGCGGTTCGGGTCAAAGACCGTAATCTGCCGGTGCTGATCCACGGCGAAACCGGTTCCGGCAAGGAGGTCTTCGCCCGCCAGCTGCACCAGGCCAGTCTGCGTCGTGATCGACCTTTTATCGCGGTGAACTGCGCAGCGATTCCCGAAAACCTGATCGAAAGCGAGCTGTTTGGTTATGCGGCCGGCGCCTTCACCGGGGCTTCGAATAAAGGCATGCAAGGTCTGCTGGAACAGGCCGATGGCGGCACCCTGTTTCTCGATGAAATCGGCGATATGCCCTTGCCCCTGCAAACCCGGCTACTGCGGGTTTTAGCCGAGGGCGAAGTGGCGCCCCTGGGAGCGTCACGAAGCAAAGCGATAGACATTCAGGTCGTCTGCGCCAGCCACCGCGATCTCGAAGCCCTGGTCGCCTCTGGCGAGTTTCGCGAGGACCTGTACTTCCGCCTCAGTGGTGCGCGATTCCAATTGCCGCCGTTGCGCGAGCGCAGTGATCGACTGGCATTGATCAACCGGATACTCGAAGAGGAATCGTCGGCCTGCGAGGTATCGATGCAACTGGGAAACGCCGCACTGGAATGCCTGCTCGGCTATCGCTGGCCGGGAAATGTGCGCGAACTGCGGTACGTGCTGCGTTACGCCTGCGCGGTGTGCGAGACCCACTTGATTCTGTTGAGTGATTTGCCTGAGCATCTGCCCGGCCGTCGACTCAACGATCCGGCTTCAGCTGACACCATGGAACGCTGCGCCAGTCCGGAACGCCAGGCACTCATCGATGCCCTCGTGCGTCATCGCTGGAAACCCACCCCCACGGCCAAGGCGTTGGGCATCTCCCGGGCAACGCTGTATCGACGGGTGCATCAACATGATATCGACATGCCTGGCAGGAGCTGA
- a CDS encoding ATP-NAD kinase family protein, which yields MSRLPLTVGIIANPASGRDVRRLTANAGLFSSTDKVSVIQRLLAAFGATGVERVLMPTDMTGIAAAVKKNSHGRQARDSHWPTLEFLELTLRQSVADTRQAARWMAERGVSLIAVLGGDGTHKAVAAEVGDIALLTLSTGTNNAFPELREATSAGLAGGLFASGRIPPEIALRRNKRLLVRIPSRDLCEVALVDVAVSSLPFIGARAISRGIDLAEVFVTFAEPQSIGISALCGLWFPVSRQAPNGAWMRLDPQSSEALLVPLAPGLLQGCGVLAAGSLEPGVAHRLCLSSGTLALDGEREIEFNAHDLPTVTLDAGGPLSIDVNAALAYAAQERLLAIGREHPQHPLNLAL from the coding sequence ATGAGTCGCTTGCCCCTGACCGTCGGCATCATTGCCAATCCGGCGTCCGGCCGGGACGTACGGCGCCTGACGGCGAATGCCGGGCTGTTTTCCAGCACCGACAAGGTCTCGGTGATCCAACGGCTGCTGGCGGCTTTTGGCGCCACCGGTGTCGAGCGCGTGCTGATGCCCACCGACATGACCGGCATCGCGGCGGCGGTGAAGAAGAACAGTCATGGCCGCCAGGCGCGTGACAGCCACTGGCCAACCCTGGAGTTCCTGGAACTGACCTTGCGCCAGAGCGTGGCGGACACTCGCCAAGCCGCGCGCTGGATGGCTGAACGCGGCGTGTCACTGATTGCCGTGCTCGGTGGTGACGGCACCCACAAAGCGGTGGCCGCCGAAGTCGGCGACATTGCGCTGCTGACCCTGTCGACGGGAACCAACAACGCCTTCCCGGAGCTGCGTGAGGCCACCAGCGCCGGGCTGGCCGGCGGGCTATTCGCCAGCGGCCGGATCCCGCCCGAAATTGCCTTGCGCCGCAATAAACGCCTGCTGGTGCGGATTCCGAGCCGCGACTTGTGCGAAGTGGCGCTGGTGGACGTGGCGGTGTCCTCGCTGCCCTTTATCGGCGCCCGTGCAATCAGCCGTGGGATCGATCTGGCGGAGGTGTTTGTCACCTTCGCCGAACCTCAGTCCATTGGCATCTCGGCCCTCTGCGGCTTGTGGTTTCCGGTATCGCGCCAAGCCCCCAACGGTGCCTGGATGCGCCTTGATCCGCAGTCGTCCGAAGCCTTGCTGGTGCCTCTGGCGCCCGGCCTGTTGCAAGGCTGCGGCGTGCTCGCGGCCGGCAGCCTTGAACCCGGTGTTGCCCATCGTCTGTGCCTGAGCAGCGGCACCCTGGCCCTGGATGGCGAACGGGAAATCGAATTCAACGCCCATGACTTACCCACTGTGACCCTCGATGCCGGCGGCCCGCTGAGCATCGATGTCAATGCGGCGCTGGCCTATGCCGCGCAAGAGCGGCTGCTGGCCATCGGTCGTGAACACCCGCAACACCCTTTGAACCTTGCACTTTGA
- a CDS encoding thiamine pyrophosphate-dependent dehydrogenase E1 component subunit alpha, producing the protein MSTQLTADQLLHAYRVMRTIRVFEERLHVEFATGEIPGFVHLYAGEEASAAGVMAHLRDDDCIASNHRGHGHCIAKGVDVHGMMAEIYGKKTGVCQGKGGSMHIADFEKGMLGANGIVGAGAPLVVGAALAARLKGTDGVAVAFFGDGGSNEGAVFEAMNMASVWNLPCLFIAENNGYAEATASNWSVACDHIADRAAGFGMPGVTVDGFDFFAVHEAAGAAVARARAGEGPSLIEVKLTRYYGHFEGDAQTYRAPDEVKYFREHNDCLMQFRERTTRTGLIDASQLDQIDGEVDLLIENAVRKAKSDPKPNAADLLTDVYVSYP; encoded by the coding sequence ATGTCGACACAGCTGACCGCTGATCAATTGCTGCACGCCTATCGGGTGATGCGCACCATCCGCGTCTTTGAAGAGCGCCTGCACGTGGAGTTCGCCACCGGCGAGATTCCCGGTTTCGTCCATCTTTATGCCGGTGAAGAAGCCTCGGCCGCCGGTGTCATGGCTCACCTGAGGGATGACGACTGCATCGCCTCCAACCACCGTGGCCACGGTCATTGCATCGCCAAGGGCGTTGATGTGCACGGGATGATGGCTGAAATCTACGGTAAGAAAACCGGGGTCTGTCAGGGCAAGGGCGGCTCCATGCACATCGCCGATTTCGAGAAAGGCATGCTCGGTGCCAATGGCATCGTCGGGGCCGGTGCACCGCTGGTGGTAGGGGCGGCCCTGGCCGCCAGGCTCAAGGGAACCGACGGCGTCGCCGTGGCGTTCTTCGGCGACGGCGGTTCCAACGAAGGCGCGGTGTTCGAAGCGATGAACATGGCCTCGGTGTGGAACCTGCCGTGCCTGTTCATTGCCGAGAACAACGGTTACGCCGAGGCCACGGCGTCCAACTGGTCCGTGGCTTGTGATCATATCGCCGACCGCGCAGCCGGTTTCGGCATGCCTGGGGTCACCGTCGACGGCTTCGATTTTTTCGCTGTTCACGAAGCCGCCGGTGCCGCGGTGGCGCGCGCCCGAGCCGGTGAAGGACCGTCGTTGATCGAGGTCAAGTTGACCCGCTACTACGGTCACTTTGAAGGCGATGCCCAGACCTATCGGGCACCGGATGAGGTCAAGTATTTCCGCGAGCACAACGACTGCCTGATGCAGTTTCGCGAACGTACCACTCGGACCGGTTTGATCGATGCCAGCCAGTTGGACCAGATCGATGGTGAAGTGGACCTGCTGATCGAAAATGCCGTGCGCAAGGCCAAGTCCGACCCCAAGCCAAACGCCGCCGACTTGCTCACCGACGTCTACGTTTCCTATCCCTGA
- a CDS encoding alpha-ketoacid dehydrogenase subunit beta yields MARKISYQQAINEALAQEMRRDPSVFIMGEDVAGGAGAPGENDAWGGVLGVTKGLYHQFPGRVLDTPLSELGYVGAAVGAATCGVRPVCELMFVDFAGCCLDQILNQAAKFRYMFGGKASTPLVIRTMVGAGLRAAAQHSQMLTSLWTHIPGLKVVCPSSPYDAKGLLIQAIRDNDPVIFCEHKLLYSMQGEVPEELYTIPFGEANFLRDGKDVTLVSYGRTVNTAMDAARNLAGRGIDCEVIDLRTTSPMDEDSILESVEKTGRLVVIDEANPRCSMATDISALVAQKAFASLKAPIEMVTAPHTPVPFSDALEDLYIPDAAKIENAVLKLIEWSKRS; encoded by the coding sequence ATGGCGAGAAAAATCAGTTATCAGCAGGCAATCAACGAAGCCCTGGCCCAGGAAATGCGCCGCGACCCCAGCGTGTTCATCATGGGGGAAGACGTCGCCGGCGGTGCCGGTGCTCCTGGGGAAAACGACGCCTGGGGCGGGGTATTGGGCGTGACCAAGGGCCTCTACCACCAATTCCCCGGTCGCGTGCTGGACACGCCGCTGTCGGAGCTGGGTTATGTCGGTGCTGCGGTAGGCGCAGCAACCTGTGGCGTGCGCCCGGTGTGTGAATTGATGTTCGTCGACTTCGCCGGTTGTTGCCTGGACCAGATCCTCAATCAGGCAGCCAAGTTCCGCTACATGTTCGGTGGCAAGGCTTCCACCCCGTTGGTGATTCGCACCATGGTCGGCGCGGGCCTGCGGGCAGCCGCCCAACATTCGCAAATGCTCACGTCGCTGTGGACCCACATCCCCGGACTGAAAGTCGTTTGCCCGTCGTCACCTTATGACGCCAAGGGCCTGTTGATCCAGGCTATCCGCGACAACGATCCGGTGATCTTCTGCGAACACAAACTGCTTTACAGCATGCAGGGCGAGGTGCCGGAAGAGCTCTATACCATCCCGTTCGGTGAGGCCAACTTCCTGCGCGACGGCAAGGACGTGACGCTGGTCTCCTATGGGCGCACGGTCAATACGGCGATGGATGCAGCCCGCAATCTGGCAGGGCGAGGCATTGACTGCGAGGTCATCGACCTGCGCACCACCAGCCCGATGGACGAAGACAGCATTCTTGAAAGCGTGGAAAAGACCGGGCGCCTGGTGGTGATCGACGAAGCCAACCCACGCTGTTCCATGGCCACCGACATATCGGCCCTGGTGGCGCAAAAAGCGTTCGCCTCGCTCAAGGCACCCATCGAGATGGTCACCGCGCCGCACACGCCGGTGCCGTTCTCCGACGCACTGGAAGACCTCTACATCCCTGACGCGGCGAAGATCGAAAACGCCGTGCTCAAACTGATCGAGTGGAGCAAGCGTTCATGA